A portion of the Microtus ochrogaster isolate Prairie Vole_2 unplaced genomic scaffold, MicOch1.0 UNK25, whole genome shotgun sequence genome contains these proteins:
- the LOC101998286 gene encoding 40S ribosomal protein S19-like isoform X2: MPGVTVKDVNQQEFLRALAAFLKKSGKLKVPECVDTYKLAKHKELAFYDENWFHTRAASTSWHLYLRGGPGRGPQANTSGTERSGQDCRTGGSCQQEALEQRMLG; the protein is encoded by the exons ATGCCTGGAGTTACTGTAAAAGACGTTAACCAGCAGGAGTTCCTCAGAGCTCTGGCAGCCTTCCTCAAAAAGTCCGGGAAGCTGAAAGTCCCCGAATGCGTGGACACATACAAGCTGGCCAAACATAAAGAGCTTGCCTTCTATGATGAAAACTGGTTCCACACGAGAGCTGCCTCTACATCATGGCACCTGTACCTGCGTGGTG GACCAGGACGGGGGCCGCAAGCTAACACCTCAGGGACAGAGAGATCTGGACAGGATTGCCGGACAGGTGGCAGCTGCCAACAAGAAGCATTAGAACAAAGGATGCTGGGTTAA
- the LOC101998286 gene encoding 40S ribosomal protein S19-like isoform X1, with product MPGVTVKDVNQQEFLRALAAFLKKSGKLKVPECVDTYKLAKHKELAFYDENWFHTRAASTSWHLYLRGGAGVGSMTKIYGGRQRNGVRPSHFSRGSKSVARRFLQALEGLKMVEKDQDGGRKLTPQGQRDLDRIAGQVAAANKKH from the coding sequence ATGCCTGGAGTTACTGTAAAAGACGTTAACCAGCAGGAGTTCCTCAGAGCTCTGGCAGCCTTCCTCAAAAAGTCCGGGAAGCTGAAAGTCCCCGAATGCGTGGACACATACAAGCTGGCCAAACATAAAGAGCTTGCCTTCTATGATGAAAACTGGTTCCACACGAGAGCTGCCTCTACATCATGGCACCTGTACCTGCGTGGTGGTGCCGGGGTTGGCTCCATGACCAAGATCTATGGAGGACGGCAGAGAAACGGTGTCAGGCCCAGCCACTTCAGCAGAGGCTCCAAGAGTGTGGCCCGCCGCTTTCTCCAAGCCCTGGAGGGACTGAAAATGGTGGAAAAGGACCAGGACGGGGGCCGCAAGCTAACACCTCAGGGACAGAGAGATCTGGACAGGATTGCCGGACAGGTGGCAGCTGCCAACAAGAAGCATTAG